One genomic window of Hyphomicrobiales bacterium includes the following:
- a CDS encoding DUF2478 domain-containing protein, translating into MSELAAIRYLRGHDIDGVLGAVCRELRAHGLSIGGLLQVSTGDRGGTCAATTVVVDLRTGEEFNIWQDRGPCATACRLDEGGLSLAEPALQKAIEARVDLLVINRFGRAESVGRGLRPYFEAALSAGVPVLTAVREPYDADWRAFHGGLGCEIACDVPSIVAWAVAAGKAGAARGAARPASPAGA; encoded by the coding sequence ATGAGCGAGCTTGCCGCGATCCGCTATCTGCGTGGCCACGACATCGACGGCGTGCTCGGCGCCGTCTGCCGCGAACTGCGCGCGCATGGCCTCTCGATCGGCGGCCTGCTCCAGGTCTCGACCGGCGATCGCGGCGGCACGTGCGCGGCGACCACCGTCGTCGTCGACCTGCGAACGGGCGAGGAATTCAACATCTGGCAGGATCGCGGCCCCTGCGCCACCGCCTGCCGGCTCGATGAAGGCGGCCTCTCGCTCGCCGAACCGGCGCTCCAGAAGGCCATCGAAGCGCGCGTCGACCTCCTCGTCATCAACCGCTTCGGGCGCGCCGAAAGCGTCGGGCGGGGGCTGCGGCCCTATTTCGAAGCCGCGCTCTCGGCGGGCGTTCCGGTGCTGACGGCGGTGCGCGAGCCATACGATGCGGACTGGCGGGCCTTTCATGGCGGCCTCGGGTGCGAGATCGCCTGCGATGTGCCCTCGATCGTCGCCTGGGCGGTCGCGGCGGGCAAAGCCGGCGCCGCACGGGGCGCCGCGCGGCCGGCGTCACCCGCTGGCGCCTGA
- a CDS encoding HAMP domain-containing protein produces the protein MGVNDEIETPEVQRARGAHGGRPTGSVGHIDAGEDAGAPADAATAGEARAIGPVPVGGSLSRKLLLVTLAAVMVVEVFVFVPSVANFRRNWLNDRLVAAQIASVASELAEDGTLPMSLRDELLDSAQVKSIAFRRADQRRLIIRDDMPPDVHAFVDLTAASRWGLVTDALAVFVAPEGRMIAVRGNPGFSHADLIEIVLPEAPLRKAMVDYGLNILGLSIIISLFAAVLVYLALNALFVRPMRAMMQNMIRFSQDPEDASRIIVPSGRRDEIGRAEHELARMQSQLRQSLKNKARLASLGLAVSKINHDLRNMLASAQLISDQLETIEHPTVRRFAPKLMNSIDRAIRLCTDTLHYGRAEELPPQPVRFLLRDLVAEVGEALGLPRAREIEFDMRVAAGFAVKADRDQLYRVLSNLCRNALQALDQRREEGGGRAPVLNGGERNASAAPADMITVRAVRDERGVVIEVADTGPGVPPAARKVLFRAFHGSGKRGGTGLGLAISAELVRAAGGSIELLPAGGEGLTGPGATFRIVLPHA, from the coding sequence ATGGGCGTGAACGACGAGATCGAGACCCCCGAGGTCCAGCGTGCGCGCGGTGCGCACGGGGGCCGGCCGACCGGTTCCGTCGGACACATCGATGCCGGGGAGGACGCGGGGGCGCCCGCCGACGCGGCCACGGCTGGCGAGGCCCGGGCGATCGGCCCGGTGCCGGTCGGCGGTTCGCTCTCGCGCAAGCTGCTGCTGGTGACGCTCGCGGCCGTCATGGTGGTGGAAGTCTTCGTTTTCGTTCCCTCGGTCGCCAATTTCCGGCGCAACTGGCTGAACGATCGGCTGGTCGCCGCGCAGATCGCCTCGGTTGCCTCCGAACTCGCCGAGGACGGCACGCTGCCAATGTCGCTCCGCGACGAGTTGCTGGATTCCGCGCAAGTCAAGTCGATCGCCTTCCGGCGCGCCGACCAGCGGCGGCTGATCATCCGCGACGACATGCCGCCCGATGTCCATGCCTTCGTCGATCTCACCGCCGCCTCGCGCTGGGGGCTGGTGACGGACGCGCTCGCGGTGTTCGTTGCGCCCGAGGGCCGGATGATCGCGGTGCGCGGCAATCCGGGCTTCAGCCATGCCGACCTCATCGAGATCGTCCTGCCGGAAGCGCCCCTCAGGAAGGCGATGGTCGACTACGGTCTCAACATCCTGGGGCTCTCGATCATCATCTCGCTATTCGCGGCCGTGCTCGTCTATCTGGCGCTCAACGCGCTCTTCGTGCGGCCGATGCGGGCGATGATGCAGAACATGATCCGCTTCTCGCAGGACCCGGAGGATGCCTCGCGCATCATCGTGCCGAGCGGTCGGCGGGACGAGATCGGGCGTGCCGAGCACGAACTCGCCCGCATGCAGAGCCAGTTGCGTCAGTCGCTGAAGAACAAGGCGCGGCTCGCCTCGCTCGGCCTCGCGGTCAGCAAGATCAACCACGACCTGCGCAACATGCTGGCGAGCGCGCAATTGATCTCCGACCAGCTCGAGACGATCGAGCATCCGACGGTGCGCCGTTTCGCGCCCAAGCTGATGAACTCGATCGACCGGGCCATCCGGCTCTGCACCGACACGCTGCACTATGGCCGCGCCGAGGAACTGCCGCCGCAGCCGGTGCGCTTCCTGCTGCGCGATCTCGTGGCCGAGGTCGGCGAGGCGCTCGGGCTGCCGCGCGCCCGTGAGATCGAGTTCGACATGCGCGTGGCGGCGGGGTTCGCCGTCAAGGCCGATCGCGACCAGCTCTATCGCGTGCTCTCCAACCTCTGCCGCAATGCCCTACAGGCGCTCGACCAGCGGCGCGAGGAGGGCGGCGGGCGCGCACCGGTGCTCAACGGCGGAGAGCGCAATGCGAGCGCGGCGCCAGCCGACATGATCACGGTGCGGGCGGTGCGCGACGAGCGCGGTGTGGTGATCGAGGTTGCCGACACGGGGCCGGGCGTTCCGCCAGCCGCGCGCAAGGTGCTGTTCCGCGCCTTCCACGGGTCCGGCAAGCGTGGTGGCACCGGGCTCGGTCTCGCGATCTCGGCGGAACTGGTGCGGGCCGCGGGCGGATCCATCGAACTCTTGCCAGCGGGCGGCGAGGGGCTGACCGGGCCGGGCGCCACGTTCCGCATCGTGCTGCCGCACGCCTAG